One segment of Vibrio mimicus DNA contains the following:
- a CDS encoding M48 family metallopeptidase, with protein MHPALKYIQGYPQHIVEQVAQLIANDKLIPWFEQRYPERHDIQSEKALFDFTMALKNQYMKKTAPLSKVVYDGKIHLINNALGLHSYVSRVHGNKLKAKNEIRIANVFKQAPEPLLRMLVVHELAHLKEKEHNKAFYQLCCHMEPNYHQLELDARLYMMVLELKAGKA; from the coding sequence ATGCACCCTGCACTGAAGTACATTCAGGGATATCCCCAACACATTGTTGAACAAGTTGCTCAACTGATCGCAAACGACAAGCTGATACCTTGGTTTGAGCAGCGTTATCCTGAGCGGCACGATATCCAGAGTGAAAAAGCGCTGTTTGACTTCACCATGGCTTTAAAAAACCAGTATATGAAGAAAACGGCTCCGCTCAGTAAAGTGGTGTATGACGGAAAAATTCATCTCATTAATAATGCGCTGGGGTTACACAGCTACGTTTCTCGGGTGCATGGCAATAAACTGAAAGCAAAAAATGAAATCCGTATTGCCAATGTGTTTAAACAAGCACCTGAACCGCTACTGCGCATGTTGGTAGTGCATGAACTGGCGCATTTAAAAGAGAAAGAACACAACAAAGCGTTTTATCAGCTCTGTTGCCATATGGAACCGAATTATCACCAGCTCGAGTTGGACGCACGGCTATACATGATGGTGCTAGAGCTTAAGGCAGGCAAAGCATGA